The region GCGATCCCCTACCGGTTCATCACCAACAAGATGAGCTTCGACGCCTATTTCACCATGTGGGAGAACGTGCCGCTCCTGTGGAGATACATGCTCAACTCGTTCTTCATTGCCAGCGTGGTGACGGTGCTCGGCCTCATCTGCATCATTCCGGCCGCTTACGCCTTTGCCAGGTTCGAATTCCCTGCCCGCAATTCCCTGCTCGGCATCTTCATCGCCGTGAACATGTTTTCCGGGGCGGTGCTGATCATCCCGCTGTTCAAGCTGATGCAGCAGTATGGCCTGCTCAATACCTACTTCGCGATGATCGCCCCGGGCACGGCCTTCGTGATCCCGACCGGCATATGGCTGCTGCGCTCCTATCTGGTGCGCATTCCGAAAGAACTTGAGGAAGCGGCCTGGGCCGATGGTGCCGGCAAGATCTACACGCTGGTGCGGGTGATCATTCCTGTCGCGCTTCCGGGCATTGTGGTCGTCACGATCACCGCCTTCATCACCGCCTATGCGCAACAGTTCATCTATGCGCTGACCTTCAATTCCGTGAACGAGCTGAACCCGTTGCCGGTCGGCCTGTTCCAATTCTTCGGACGACAGACTGTCGTCTGGAACGAACTCATGGCCGCCAGCATCGTCGGCATCCTGCCCGTGCTGTTCGTCTATGTGTTCCTGCAACGCTACATCGTCGCCGGTCTCACGGCAGGCGCCGTCAAGGAATAACAAAAACAAGAAAACACCTAACCAGGAAAGGGAAATCAGATGACGTTGAAATCACTGTTCTTGGGTGGAGCCATGGGCCTCACCCTGATCGGCACCGCCCAGGCGGAGGACAAGAACATCCACATGATCAACTGCGGCGACAATACCGGAGCCGGTATTCCGATCCAGGCCGAGCTGATCAAGAATTGGGAAGCGGAGAACCCGGGCTACAAGGTTCAGGTGGAGTTCGTGCCTTGGGGCCAGTGCCAGGAGAAATCCACGACGCTGGCAAGTGCGGGCAACCCGCCGGCCGTCGCCTATATGGGATCGCGCACGCTGAAACAGCTCGCCGCCAATGACCTGATCATCCCGGTCGACATGACCGAGGAGGAAAAGGCGACCTACGCGAAACCGATCCTCGCCACAATCACCTCCAACGGCAAGCAGTGGGGCCTGCCGCGCGCCTTCTCCACCAAGGCGCTCTACTGGAACAAGGACCTGTTCAAGGCAGCCGGGCTCGATCCGGAGAGCCCGCCGAAGACGTGGGACGAGATGTACAATGCCGCCAAGGCGATCAAGGAAAAGACCGATGCCGACGGTTTCGGACTTGCCGCCGCGTCCTTCGACAACACCATGCACCAGTTCCTGAACTACGTGTACACCAATGGCGGTGAAGTCATTAACGAAGAAGGCGAGATCGTCTTCAATTCTCCGAACAACGTCGAAGCCCTGGCTTTCTACGGCAAAATGGCCGAAGTCTCCCAGCCGGGACCGGTTGCCTATGACCGCGCCAAGCTTCGCCCGCTGTTCTCGGAAGGCAAGATCGGCATGTTCATCTCCGGTCCGTGGGAGCGGGTCCGCGTGGAAGATGTGAACTGGGGCGTTGCACCGCTTCCGGTCGGTCCGAGCGGCGGTGCGGGCACCCTCCTGATCACCGACTCGCTTGCCGTGTTCAAGGGATCCGGTGTCGAGGAGCAGGCGCTTTCACTCGCCAAACTGCTGACCAACCCGGAAAACCAGATGGCCTTCGAAATCGCGGAAGGCTACACGCCGCTGCGCGACATGGCGGAAGTAAAGGAGCTGGTGAAGGAGGATCCGACCTGGCAGGCGTTCCTGGATGCCATCCCGACCGGTGGTCCGGAGCCGTTCGTGACCGACTATGTCGGCCTTCAGGACACGATCAACGAAGCCGTCCAGGGTGTTGTTCTGGGTGAAGTCGACGCCGCCGAGGCGGTCGAGATCGCTGCCGAACAGCTCGAAGAATACAAGTAACACCATGACCAGTGACCGGGCCCCGCTACCCATGCCTGGGCCCGGCCATCTCTTTCAAAGAAGGAATGACCATGGGCGAGTTGCAGCTGCGCGACGTACGCAAAAACTATGGCCGGATGGAAGTCATCAAGGGTGTCGATCTCGATGTGGACCACGGTGAATTCATCGTATTCGTCGGCCCGTCGGGATGTGGAAAGTCGACCTTGCTGCGCATGATCGCGGGGCTGGAGGAAATTACCGGCGGCGATGTCTCCATCGACAGAAAGATCGTGAACACGCTTCCGCCGGTCAAACGCGGTATCGCCATGGTCTTCCAGTCCTATGCGCTTTACCCGCACATGTCCGTCTATGAGAACATCGCCTTTCCCTTACGCGTCGAGCGATTGCCGAACGCGCAGGTGGAAGAGAAGGTTCAGGCCGCTGCTGCCATTCTGCAACTGGGCGGCCGCCTGCAGCACAAGCCGGGCGAACTGTCGGGAGGGCAGCGCCAGCGGGTTGCAATCGGCCGCGCGATCGTGCGCCAGCCGTCGGTGTTCCTGTTCGATGAACCGCTCTCGAACCTCGATGCAGCGCTTCGGGCGGAAATGCGCATCGAGCTTGCCAAACTGCATAACAGTCTCGACGCGACGATGATCTACGTCACCCACGACCAGGTGGAAGCCATGACCATGGCGGACCGGATCGTGGTGCTGGATCAGGGTGTCATATCCCAGGTCGGTACGCCGCTCGAGCTGTATCACAAGCCGCAGAACCTGTTCGTCGCCGGCTTCATCGGCAATCCGAAAATGAACTTCATCAAGGTGACCGGCAAATCCGCGTCGGAAGACGGCATCGTCGTCACCTTGCCCAATGGCGCCGACGTGAAGGTAGGTGCGACACCTGACACCAACGTTTCCGGCCGGACGCTCACGCTCGGCCTGCGCCCGGAGCACATTCACCTGACGGAGGCGGAAGCCGCGGTCAAAGTCGTGCCGACAGTTGTTGAGCGGCTCGGCATACATACCGTGACCCATTCCTCCCTCGACGGCAGCGATAGTGTCTTTTGCGGGTTGCTGCCTGGCGATGCGCCGGCACGCGTTGGCGAAGAGCTGACCATGGGTCTGAACGGTGCCGAATGCCATCTCTTCGACGAGAACGGCCATGCCTTCGAGCGGAAAATCTCAACCTCCGAAATCGATCCGACCCAAATGCATATCTGACG is a window of Roseibium salinum DNA encoding:
- a CDS encoding carbohydrate ABC transporter permease, whose amino-acid sequence is MLHKYRWYEYVLIYFGVAVFLTFVLAPFVEAFVVSLRPLSSLFAIPYRFITNKMSFDAYFTMWENVPLLWRYMLNSFFIASVVTVLGLICIIPAAYAFARFEFPARNSLLGIFIAVNMFSGAVLIIPLFKLMQQYGLLNTYFAMIAPGTAFVIPTGIWLLRSYLVRIPKELEEAAWADGAGKIYTLVRVIIPVALPGIVVVTITAFITAYAQQFIYALTFNSVNELNPLPVGLFQFFGRQTVVWNELMAASIVGILPVLFVYVFLQRYIVAGLTAGAVKE
- a CDS encoding ABC transporter substrate-binding protein — protein: MTLKSLFLGGAMGLTLIGTAQAEDKNIHMINCGDNTGAGIPIQAELIKNWEAENPGYKVQVEFVPWGQCQEKSTTLASAGNPPAVAYMGSRTLKQLAANDLIIPVDMTEEEKATYAKPILATITSNGKQWGLPRAFSTKALYWNKDLFKAAGLDPESPPKTWDEMYNAAKAIKEKTDADGFGLAAASFDNTMHQFLNYVYTNGGEVINEEGEIVFNSPNNVEALAFYGKMAEVSQPGPVAYDRAKLRPLFSEGKIGMFISGPWERVRVEDVNWGVAPLPVGPSGGAGTLLITDSLAVFKGSGVEEQALSLAKLLTNPENQMAFEIAEGYTPLRDMAEVKELVKEDPTWQAFLDAIPTGGPEPFVTDYVGLQDTINEAVQGVVLGEVDAAEAVEIAAEQLEEYK
- a CDS encoding ABC transporter ATP-binding protein yields the protein MGELQLRDVRKNYGRMEVIKGVDLDVDHGEFIVFVGPSGCGKSTLLRMIAGLEEITGGDVSIDRKIVNTLPPVKRGIAMVFQSYALYPHMSVYENIAFPLRVERLPNAQVEEKVQAAAAILQLGGRLQHKPGELSGGQRQRVAIGRAIVRQPSVFLFDEPLSNLDAALRAEMRIELAKLHNSLDATMIYVTHDQVEAMTMADRIVVLDQGVISQVGTPLELYHKPQNLFVAGFIGNPKMNFIKVTGKSASEDGIVVTLPNGADVKVGATPDTNVSGRTLTLGLRPEHIHLTEAEAAVKVVPTVVERLGIHTVTHSSLDGSDSVFCGLLPGDAPARVGEELTMGLNGAECHLFDENGHAFERKISTSEIDPTQMHI